A genomic window from Serinus canaria isolate serCan28SL12 chromosome 4A, serCan2020, whole genome shotgun sequence includes:
- the LOC103816333 gene encoding ras-like protein family member 11A-like gives MLLIPEHTMSQYSTNFLLLPIPEYPVLDCAPNKIIKLVVLGGSGVGKTALVVRFLTKRFIGDYEANTGALYSRKFTIDGEQISLQVQDTPFVSLEDDTDSICCQEQINRSIYWADGFVFVFSITDYESFRLLRPLHQHIRRIHPNANIPLLLMANKGDLLRARQVSSKEGLQLATELGGTYCEVSARESCEGVHEAFQQLCQELSRSGSSCNGEKRRGLHLVRPKSPNMQDLKRRLKQALTSKGKSATTL, from the exons ATGCTACTCATCCCTGAGCACACGATGTCTCAGTACTCCACCaacttcctgctgctgcccatcccGGAGTACCCCGTGCTGGACTGCGCGCCCAACAAAATCATCaagctggtggtgctgggcgGCAGCGGCGTGGGCAAGACAG CCCTGGTCGTGCGCTTCCTCACCAAGAGGTTTATTGGGGACTACGAAGCCAACACTG GTGCTTTGTATTCCAGGAAGTTCACCATAGATGGGGAGCAGATCTCTCTGCAGGTCCAGGACACTCCCTTTGTCTCATTGGAG GATGACACAGACAGCatctgctgccaggagcagatAAACCGCTCCATCTACTGGGCCGACGGCTTCGTGTTCGTGTTCTCCATCACGGACTACGAGAGCTTCCGCCTGCTGCGCCCGCTGCACCAGCACATCCGCAGGATCCACCCCAACGCCAACATCCCCCTGCTGCTCATGGCCAACAAGGGCGACCTGCTGCGGGCCAGGCAGGTGTCCTCcaaggaggggctgcagctggccaCCGAGCTGGGCGGCACCTACTGCGAGGTGTCGGCGCGGGAGAGCTGCGAGGGCGTGCACGAGgccttccagcagctgtgccaggagctcagcaggagcGGCAGCAGCTGCAACGGGGAGAAGAGGAGAGGTCTCCACCTGGTGCGGCCCAAGTCGCCCAACATGCAGGACTTGAAGAGGCGTTTGAAGCAGGCTCTGACTTCCAAAGGCAAATCTGCCACCACGCTTTGA